The following DNA comes from Bacillota bacterium.
CCCGGGAAAGGGAGGGTGACAAGGTGGAAACGGTGACCTTGACCATCGATGGCCAGAGGATAGAGGTCCCCAAGGGGACGACCATCCTCAAAGCGGCCAGACTGGCCGGCATCGAAATACCGACCCTATGCGACCATCCCGACCAGGCGGTCAAAGCCGTCTGTCGGGTGTGCATCGTCGAGATCCAGGGGCAGCGGACCTTCCAGGCCGCCTGCGCCTATCCGGTGGCCGAGGGGATGGTTGTCAAGACCAACACCCCGGCCATCCGCGAGGCCCGCAAGTTGATCGTCGAGCTGATCCTTTCCCGGCACCCGCAGGACTGCCTCAAATGCGAGAAGAACCTGCATTGCGAGCTTCAGCGGTTGGCCGAGGGCCTCGGCATCCGGGAGGTCCGCTTCGACCGGGTCCAGAAGGAATTCCCCGAGGACCATTCGACCCCGTCGATCGTCCGTGATCCGTCGAAGTGCATCCTCTGCCGGCGCTGCGTCTACACCTGCCATGAGGTCCAGGGGGTGGGCGTCCTCTACCCGATCAACCGGGGCAAGGACACCATCATCGCCCCGGCCATGGACGGCGACCTCGCCGAACTGGCCTGCGTCCTGTGCGGGCAGTGTACCCTGGTCTGCCCGACGGGGGCGATCACCGAGCGGGACGACACGGCCAAGGTCTGGGCGGCCATCGCCGATCCGAAGAAGCACGTGGTCGTCCAGACGGCCCCGGCGACCCGGGCCACCCTCGGCGAGGAGATGGGGCTCCCGGCCGGCACCCTGGTCACCGGGAAGCTCGTGGCGGCCTTGCGGCGCCTGGGCTTCGACCGGGTCTTCGACACCGACTTCACCGCCGACCTGACCATCCTCGAAGAGGGCACGGAACTCATCGAGCGGATCAAGACCGGCGGCAAGCTGCCCCTCCTGACCTCCTGCAGCCCGGGGTGGATCAAGTACATCGAGCACTTCTACCCCG
Coding sequences within:
- a CDS encoding NADH-dependent [FeFe] hydrogenase, group A6; translation: METVTLTIDGQRIEVPKGTTILKAARLAGIEIPTLCDHPDQAVKAVCRVCIVEIQGQRTFQAACAYPVAEGMVVKTNTPAIREARKLIVELILSRHPQDCLKCEKNLHCELQRLAEGLGIREVRFDRVQKEFPEDHSTPSIVRDPSKCILCRRCVYTCHEVQGVGVLYPINRGKDTIIAPAMDGDLAELACVLCGQCTLVCPTGAITERDDTAKVWAAIADPKKHVVVQTAPATRATLGEEMGLPAGTLVTGKLVAALRRLGFDRVFDTDFTADLTILEEGTELIERIKTGGKLPLLTSCSPGWIKYIEHFYPELLPHLSTCKSPQQMFGALAKSYYAEKAGISPKDIFVVSIMPCTAKKFECQRPEMKDSGYQDVDVVLTSRELGRMMREAGIAFENLPEEEYDLPLGISTGAAAIFGATGGVMEAALRTAYEILTGKSLENIELVAVRGMESIKEATIPVGDLKVKVAVAHGLANAGKLMEKLAKGEADYHFIEVMCCPGGCIGGGGQPIGTDNAIRKLRMDAIYREDQRMPLRKSHENPVLKQLYEEYLGHPLGEKSHHLLHTEYTKRSRY